The window GATACCTACGACTATGGCGTAGGTCAGGTAGCTCGGCTGCCTGAACATCCGCGTTTTTTGAGGGGCTGAAAACCGCTGTCGCTTTTTAGGCGTCAGTGCCTATGCAGCTCcccgcagccccgcgggGTGTCGCCCCCTCTTTCTAAACTTTCACCAAATAGGTTGTCCTTTGTCAGTTGACAGCCATGGAGCTGCTGTTacgtgcatgcgcacgtTCAGCTGCACCTTTATGCAGCTGGTTCACACGGCATCGCATCCGCATCCTTGGCTTCCGGTTATATGCCTAGATGCATAAGTGCGCCGCATAGTACTATGTAAAtatccacatatatatatatatatatttatgttaACCGCGGAGAACATTTCTTTCCGTGAGTAGAGATGCAGCACGAACTCTGTGGTGTATGAGCAGGTAGCTTTCGTGTTGATTCCCGAGGCTCTCGCTGGTTTGCTTGTTATCGGCATGATCTGCCTGATCGATCTCGCCCTTTTCGGCTTCATGTACTTCTGGCGGGTAAGGCCACAGTCGGGACAGCCGTCAAGAGGCCGAACCCATTCGAAAacgtctctgcgtgcgagTGCGAATCACGCGTAATTGGGGACTGCACATCCTCATCTAAGCTCGTTTATTTTTTTTTGAGTGAGATGTGGCACTCTTGTTTTAGATCGTGGTTTCTTTTCCGCCAGCTCCAAGTCTCCTTCTGCTGTCCGTGACCATCAAGTGAAGAGCATGAGCAGGCAAGTTAAGCTGATAACTACTGTGTAAAGAACCAACTGTGGCTGCTAATCTCGATCGTCTAAATGTCCAGTTATGTTGCTCGTCTCCGCGTATGTGCTTTGGCGCTGTACGACGCTCAACGGTGCCGTAGCTCTATACCTCCGCAAGCGCATTTCGGATGAAAATGCATTTGCGTCGCAAAGCGatctgccttctccgccgcaggtAAAACTGCACATGGTGTCTACCATCGCGCTTGTAATTAGCATCGGCTTCGCAGTAGACTACTCCGCGCATCTCTGTCACACGTTCACGCACTGCAAAGGGGCAACGCGGGAGAAAAGGTAGGCTTCGAGTGCACGGATCTCTCGCAAAGCGAGCGCTCAGGTGAAGCGCTTTTGTTCAAATTGTAGGAGGCCCTTTCTGCGGTGGAAGCGCATGATTCCTCGCGAACGTGGGCAGCAGCCCGTGGCAGACGTCGACGAACTTGTGACAGCCTTTTCATTGTGACATCCCTCCTACACGAATCCACATTTTTTGCGACTTCAGCGTTGCTGTGAGACTCCCTTTCTGCTCTGTAAACCATGCCTCTCGTTTGGCGCGTCAGTGAATTCCTGCATCGGGGTCTCCGCTCCTCTTTGGCGagccggcagccgcgggcgctctCATCGCCCTCTGTTGTCGGTTTTTCCGCGACTATCGCAAGGCTCCTTTGCGcatcgcgcagcagctgcagtcCGTGTCGTGTAGTGATACTCCCTACGGCTCGCCTTCGGAGGGGCAAGAAAAAACAACATGAAGAGACAAGATTTCAGCACAGGCCTTCCGAGAGTTgccggaagccgcggcggccgtttATCTGTGTTTCGGGGCTGACGCTGGTCTGGAAGATTCTCACGTGCTTCGCAGGGTTATCGAGAGTCTCGTCCTCATGGGCAATCCGGTGTTTCACGGCGCATCCTCCACGCTCCTTGGGATCATGCTGCTCGGCTTCTCCGAGTCCTTCGTCTTCACCGTCTTCTTCAGGATGATGGTCATGGTGCGACAGCGCAAGGCCTTAGTGCCTCCAAACTAAAAGTTATCCACTGCATAAGACGAAATGCGTACATCCTGGGCGATACAGATATCGCGAAGTCAGACACAGACGACATAAATGCCCtccacacacatatacatatatatattcatatatacgCCGACATGGAGGAGGCGTGCGAGCGGCGTAGCGGCTCGGGCATTTCCCGTTGTGCAGTAGGGTTGAGCCGTGGAGAAGCATAAGCATCCCACCGCGTATCCGTCTCCGCATGTATACGACGCAATGGCGCGCGACACGCAATATTTATATTCCTATATACGTATTTACTTATCTTTCTACCTATATAATATAGGTCTTTTGTGGATGCACCACAAGCGTTCGCATGCGCGGCACCGTTCACAGCCGCAAAGTGTGAGGGACTCGTCCGCGTGCAGCCGGCTGATGCTGCTGTGCTGGCCCATGCCtcttgctgcagcgccgagcgccACGCGGTCTCAAACCTGAGCAGCGCGCCTGAAGGCGCCGCGATGCCGCCATGTAGAGTTTAGACAAGCTTGAAAAGCTGGGAGCTCTTACGGATGGAAAGTGTTATCTGTTTGCATGCGGCGAACCGCAGGTTGTTGCTTTCGGGGCGAGTCACGGAATGATTCTGCTtcccgtcgtcctctcctgGATTGGCCCGATGGggcacggaggcggcgaggagagcccGAGCCTGGAGAAGTCGGCAGGCCCCCCCCTCGCGGCCGATGCGGAGAGGCCCTCGAGCGCGTTAAAGGACGGCCGcggtctctctgcgccgtctgcgccgggGAGCTTGGAGCATCCTTCGGCTGACGAGAAAGGCTCTCAGCGCCTGCCGTCTCTCCTCAcgtccgcgcgctcgcgatCGGAGTCCTACAAtccttcctccgcggacgCCAAGTTCCAGGCcgtcgacgcggcgctcgggtcgcgctcggcggcagcggcccgACTGCAGCAAACGTCTCCCAGGTTTGGCTacgcatgcggcgcgccagctgggggcggagcgagagacgcaggcgagctcGACGGCCCCGTGCTCACCATGGCGGACCGCGAGAGTCAGGGCGAATTCCGCTACGTTGtcgacgccgcaggcaaccggcgctggctgcctcacccgcgcgcggcctcactGCCCGTCGCGCTCCCCGACGGGCGCCGGCTGGCTTCACTGGAGCCGACGGCGCTCGGTctcgaggacgcgcggacgcgatcgcagcccgcaggcgtcctccgctgcggcggcctctcgcgcgcggcagcgctctctgcggagggcgcagaagacgaagaggggGTCGCCACAATCGACGCCACGCGTTACGCCCTTGAagccgaagacgaggcggacgagcccgccggcgccagctGCATCAGCAGCCCGCTGGACTATAGCccccggcagcagcgcgagaggcagttCAAAACGCACAGAGGCCGGCGGTTGCTTGGCGGCTCGACGCCAAAGCACTTTCGAATCTCCGACGACCGCGTCGCGCCATTCTACAGGGCGCTGCCTCACGGCCCAGCCAGTGGGTCGTCTCACCCGCATGAGGCGCACTCAGCCGAAAGGGAGCTTGAGGCACGCGCTgcacaggcgcgcgcgtcggcgccggcgactctcccggggcctcgcgggctccaggcgcccgcgacgaagAGTCAGAACTCTGCCCCGGGGAGCGGGccgggcagcgccgcgccgcgcctgatGAGCAGTCACGCCGACAGCTGCCCGCTGGCGTCTCGGAGCGCCTCCCATGGGACGCGGCGAACGACGCTCGCgagcgcccgacgcgccgcgacaACAGAGAGTCggcacgcgagacgcgcgggagACCTGGAGAAGGACGACCGTGGCAGTTCATCAGGCAcagcgctcgcggctcgcgctcaCATGCAGGACCCGTCGGGgtgcgacgcagcggcaggcggtCAGGGCCCGCTCAGCACGCGCCccgcggaagaagggggcctctcgtctgctggcaccgcgcttccttctctgccggcgtcggccgcgccctcttcggaggtctcctcgcagccggcggcctccacaGAGCCTCCgcccagcgcctcgctgccctgcGCAGGGGCTTCGAGCAGCGTCTCTCGAacgggccgccgcctctcagagagccgcgcgcctgcggcggcctcggtgCCGCTGCACGGAGGCCCAGGGCCCGCTTCCACCTCCACCCTCCTCTACGGCGGCCAGCCTGTGATCACCGTTCGGAAGGGCATCGGCCTCGTGGGGTGCCCGCCTGGAGGCGGCTCGCAGAAGATGGCAAAGCCCCGAGGCGCGGGAGTCATTGCCCCTGGCGgcccccgcgcgccctccttcccgccgcagcgcttcCCGACTCTCTACGCGATGCGCACTGCCCGCCCCAACCTGCTGCCCAAGCGGcgcggaagctgcggcgATCCCCCCACGGGTGCGGCCTCGTtcagagacgacgcgagcgagaggcgactagcaggacgcagcgcggcgctcggcactggcggtgcgcggcggagccacTCCACCAGCAGCGTCGCAGGACAGGCAGAGCGGAAAAGGGGCATGCAGTCGGACACTGGCGCAGACGGAAACCTGCCCCCCGACGTCATTCACGCGTCATCGCTGCCGTCCACCGCCATGCATGCGTCCGAGGGCATCACCGCCCACGACGGAGTGCGTGCGCGGAAGGACGACAGTCACGCCGCGCTTCGCCCGCAGCTCGTGACCCTTTCGGGCtcctcggcgagcgcgtcgcttctgcctccgccagcgaGCCTCTCGGCGCAGAGTGGGTCGAGTCAGGCTCCCAGTTCACCGGCTTCGGctctgtctgcgcggctTTCGAAGAAGATTCCGCAACCCGCGCAcccgtctgccgcctcgcaggccgccgcgtctgcctcgctgctgtaCCGCTCTCAGTCCGCgcaagcgaaggcgagcatggagagaggcgctgtGGGAGGTTCGGCTGCGGCCCGACGCTGCAGCGGGGGGGGCAACCTCATGGCGAATCGCGGCCGACCTgacctcggcggcgtcgccgagagGCAAGCGGAAAtcgccgagccgcgcgatGCCGGGAGAGAGCAGAAGctctggcgcagcagcagcgcagagacgcacccGGCCCCATGAAGCCAATGGAGATGCCATAGAACAGAATCGCAGAGGCAGTGGAAAAGGGCAGTCTTCGAAAACAATGACGCGGAGCCAAGGTTAGGAGCCGTCAGAGGggaagggcggcgggggggggaggcggcaggtgggctgcaggcgcactAGGGCCCCAAGCCGCAGAGGCAAAGAACGCCGTTAGGAACTGAGTGTTCGTTCGTTCCTcttctgcagagagagaggagcgcaCCTGAGAAAACCAGAGAAAGGAGTCTCATTCCCCAGGCGCGTGGACAGTGTCTAGACCCCTAAACATGAGGAAAGCGCGGAGTGCCTCGCTCAAAAAAATGAAGGCCTCCAGACGACAACCCGGTGTGCGGAGATTGAATGTTAACGGCAAGATGTCAAAGAAAAACGACGCGGCCCTGATCGAGTTCCCCGTCTTCGTACCCACACAGCATGCCTGCCAAAGAAAGATCTCCCGAATCCGCAATACTCTTCCGGATGTTGCCAGCTGTCGGCTTGCCTCTCTTCCCATGCATCTGTTGCAGCCCGGTAGATAGGCGGCCCACTTGTTTGCTGCCCAGACTTGTGTGAGCTTCAACCGACCCAGTTTTCactcctctctgcctccgcgtcttttTGTCGCTGCACGGCCGTCAAAAGATGAAACAGTTTTTCGAAAGGGCAACACAGCCACTTTACTGCCCAGGCGACAtacaaagagagagacgaatcTAGGAATATGTATCACATCAAACATATCCTAAGCATCGACAGACGAGAgagtcttcctctctctatatatatacgtgtcAATCTATCTACCggtatatatctgtatctatatatccATCTTTCTAAATATAAAAATTTAGATGTGTATGcacctatctatctatttacCTGTCCATCTacctctatctatctatatatacatacatatcagtatatctatatatctatatctctcTATATACACATCTGTATGCGTGCCTGCACGCTGTGCAGTGGGCTAATGTATTCATCAGTGCCGTGCAAGGCGCTGACGCACGCTGAcacgcctccttctcctctcgcgctccttGAAAGCTCTCCGTTCGAAGCTCGAAACGTCCTGCATGTCGGTGTGCTCGGATTTGTTCCCCCGCTGCACATCTCACATCCAGGCGCGTGGGACACCACTCGCCTCCAGTGCTGCGTTCGGTCTGCTCCTCTGCGAAATCAGTTgcaaatacatacatatacatatatatgtatgcctACTATACAcctgcacatatatatacagtaAATAAGTCTATAGATGCGTAGAATTCAGTGACAGGACGGTTAGTGCTGCGGCAGAGCTCACGTGTGACGAGCCAGCAGGTCAGTCGCCCCACGGGCAAGGAACTACAGGCTGCGTCTCGTGCTGGGAAGAGAAAATCCTTcggagctgcgccgcgtcgctaCAAGGTGCGCACTCAGGGATGCGTTTGATAGGCGGGGCGACTCAGCCGAAAGTTCTCAGACCCTAAGCCCTAAACTGTTCTGAGGAcacgagcccaaaacgcgcgcggctgccctaCGGCAGAGCAGCTTGAATGAGCGATGCAAAAAACTGGAAGCGCGCAAGCGTAGAGCCGCCTGCCGCACAcccctgcgcctgcagactgCCGCACAAAGCCCGCAAGAGCGGCCACGTCCTTCCGAGCGTTTCTGGTAGAAGAAAGTTTTCGGCTCTGTCGGGCGTTCGCATGCGGGTCGCGCGATTCCCGCGCTCGATTAAAGGCCCTTGGagctctgcctcgcgtcgctggagctttttttcgcttccgttttcttcttcgttgCGCTCATCTCCCGCCTCGGGGGCGCCATCCTCCGCGTCCAGGCGCACGTTGTGCGTGAGAATCGCCAGGGTAGCGCGAAGGGACGCAAggagcagctcgcgccgcgaggaagaagatctCGCGGTGAcgggaggaagcgaagccgACAGCACGTAGAG is drawn from Besnoitia besnoiti strain Bb-Ger1 chromosome VI, whole genome shotgun sequence and contains these coding sequences:
- a CDS encoding hypothetical protein (encoded by transcript BESB_068660); its protein translation is MILLPVVLSWIGPMGHGGGEESPSLEKSAGPPLAADAERPSSALKDGRGLSAPSAPGSLEHPSADEKGSQRLPSLLTSARSRSESYNPSSADAKFQAVDAALGSRSAAAARLQQTSPRFGYACGAPAGGGARDAGELDGPVLTMADRESQGEFRYVVDAAGNRRWLPHPRAASLPVALPDGRRLASLEPTALGLEDARTRSQPAGVLRCGGLSRAAALSAEGAEDEEGVATIDATRYALEAEDEADEPAGASCISSPLDYSPRQQRERQFKTHRGRRLLGGSTPKHFRISDDRVAPFYRALPHGPASGSSHPHEAHSAERELEARAAQARASAPATLPGPRGLQAPATKSQNSAPGSGPGSAAPRLMSSHADSCPLASRSASHGTRRTTLASARRAATTESRHARRAGDLEKDDRGSSSGTALAARAHMQDPSGCDAAAGGQGPLSTRPAEEGGLSSAGTALPSLPASAAPSSEVSSQPAASTEPPPSASLPCAGASSSVSRTGRRLSESRAPAAASVPLHGGPGPASTSTLLYGGQPVITVRKGIGLVGCPPGGGSQKMAKPRGAGVIAPGGPRAPSFPPQRFPTLYAMRTARPNLLPKRRGSCGDPPTGAASFRDDASERRLAGRSAALGTGGARRSHSTSSVAGQAERKRGMQSDTGADGNLPPDVIHASSLPSTAMHASEGITAHDGVRARKDDSHAALRPQLVTLSGSSASASLLPPPASLSAQSGSSQAPSSPASALSARLSKKIPQPAHPSAASQAAASASLLYRSQSAQAKASMERGAVGGSAAARRCSGGGNLMANRGRPDLGGVAERQAEIAEPRDAGREQKLWRSSSAETHPAP